The DNA window GTTCTCTTCCAGATAGCGGCGGCGTTTGGTGCCCGGGATCGGCACAATATGCTCGCCCTGCGCCAACACCCACGCCAGCGCCAATTGCGCCGGCGTTACGCCTTTCTGTTGTGCCAGCCCCTGTACGGTTTTCACCAGTTCCAGATTGCGCGCAAAGTTCTCGCCCTGGAAGCGTGGATTGCCGCGGCGGAAATCATCATCGGCCAGATCTTCCGGGCGCTGGATTGCGCCAGTAAGGAACCCGCGGCCCAATGGGCTGTATGGCACAAAGCCAATGCCCAGCCGCTGGCAAGCGGCCAACACGCCCTGTTCCGCGTCGCGCGTCCACAGCGAATATTCCGTTTGTAGTGCGGTAATCGGGTGCACGCGGTGGGCGCGCTCCAGCGTGGCGACGGACGCCTCGCTCATACCGATATAGCGGATCTTGCCCTCTTTGATCAGATCCGCCATGGTGCCGATCACCTCTTCGATCGGCACGGTGGGATCAACCCGGTGCTGATAGTAGAGATCGATGGTTTCAACACCCAGGCGCTGCAGGCTGCCTTCAACCGCCCGGCGGATATATTCCGGGCGGCTATTAACGCCGCGCGCGGTAGGATCGGCCGGATCGCGCACGATGCCAAACTTGGTGGCCAGGAAAACCCGATCGCGTTTACCCTTGATTGCCTTGCCCACCAGTTGCTCATTGGTGTGCGGCCCATACATATCCGCGGTGTCCAGCAAGGTGACGCCCAGCTCCAGTGCGCGGTGCAGCGTGGCGATCGCCTCTTTCTCATCCGCATTGGTAAAGTAGAAATCGCTCATCCCCATGCAGCCAAGGCCAATGGCAGAAACCGACGGGCCGTGGGTACCTAATTTGCGCTGTTGCATTTGCCTTCCCTCATCGTTTGGGTTTGCCTTTGGGGCTATGAACCCCAGCGTGATGACAAAGAGTCTGGTTGTTATCAGCAAAAAGATAAATAATGAAAATCTGACATCACTGTTTATAAAAAACCAACAATCAGGGCAAAGGTATGGATCAGATACAGGCGATGCGCATCTTTATCCGCATCGTGGAGTTGGAGAGCTTCAGCCGCGCCGCGGAACAGTTGCAGATCCCCCGAGCCACGGCCAGCAATACGCTAAAACGCCTGGAGCAACAGCTCGGCGTGCGTTTGCTGATCCGCACCACGCGCCATGTGCAGGTGACCGCCGAAGGCACACGCTATTACCAATGCTGCCTGCAACTGCTCGACGCGCTGGAAGAAGCCAACACCCTGTTCCACAGCCATAAACAACAACCCGCCGGCAAAGTGCGCATCGATATGCCCCATTCCATGGCGCGCGAGATCGTGATCCCTGCGCTGGAGGATTTTTATCAGCGTTACCCGGCCATCACACTCGCCATCGGGGCCAACGATACCCACGTCGACCTGCTGCGCGAAGGCGTGGACTGTGTGCTGCGCGCCTGGCATACCGAAGACGAAAACCTGGTTGGCCGGCGTATCGCACAATTCCCGCAGATCACCTGCGCCTCTCCGGCCTACTTGCGCAAACATGGCGTGCCGGCATCGCTTGATGATCTGCAGCATCATCAGACGGTGGGGTACTTTTCCCTGATCAGCAACCGCAACTACCCGCTGGAGTTCTGCCGTGGCGGCAAGGTAGAAATGCGCGAACTGCCCGCGGTGCTTAGCGTCAGCGGCGCGGATGCCTATGTCAGCGGCGCGTTGGCCGGGATGGGCCTGATACAGGCGAAGCGCAGCTCACTGGCGGCCAGCCTGCAAAAAGGGGAACTGGTTGAAGTACTGGCGGACACCCCACCTCCGCCGATGCCGGTTTATATCATGTACCCGCCCGGTCGTTTCCTTGCGCCGCGCGTCAGAGTGTTGATTGATTGGCTGGTGGCGCTGTTCGCAGAACAGCAAATATAGGGAGATGCCGTTTTTTCCAGCAAACGCCCAGAATCAGGGAAATAACTGTTGACGTGCTCGCCAAAATCTCTAGAATTCGCCTCCGTGGTTGCATTACTACAGTAATGTTTCTGGCAAGCGAAGGTGGCGGAATTGGTAGACGCGCTAGCTTCAGGTGTTAGTGTCCTTACGGACGTGAGGGTTCAAGTCCCTCTCTTCGCACCAAAAACCACGCGATTTATATTGCACAGCATCTGTGCGAAGGTGGCGGAATTGGTAGACGCGCTAGCTTCAGGTGTTAGTGTTCTTACGGACGTGAGGGTTCAAGTCCCTCTCTTCGCACCACGCTGGTGATATAAATCAAAGCAACAACATCGACTGTGCGAAGGTGGCGGAATTGGTAGACGCGCTAGCTTCAGGTGTTAGTGTCCTTACGGACGTGAGGGTTCAAGTCCCTCTCTTCGCACCAATTGATGGCCTGTTTTATCCCCTTTCCCGCTACGGCCTTTTACTTCCCCCCAGCTCAATACATCACCCTAATTAATGCTGCGCGTATCAACCAAAGCTGAAGTTAAGACTGATTGCCGCCAGCCCACCGGCCAGCGCCATACAGGAAGGCAACAGCAGATAATGGCGCCAGCGGCTATTGAACAACATCACCAGCGTTACCAGCATCGCGATCACGATCAGCGTACGCAGTTGCATCATATTCAGATCAACCAACGCCAGCAGCGGCATTAATGCGCAGGGTAACAATACGCCCCAGGCGCTGGCCATCCTGCGGCCCAGGCACCAGCTGACGCCCCATAGCCCACACGCGGCAATCATGGCTGCAATCATGACAGGCTCCAAGTGATAATGATTACCAATATCATATATCACTTTTTTTCAGTGCGCATCATTTTCGCAATGCCGGCCAAACGCGGATGACAGACTGGCGAAAAAATGCTAGCTTGCCCTAAGAAAATTCCCAAATCTGGTTGCGTGTTGTACAGCCACACAAAAGAGTGCCAAATTCGGCAACTGATTCACGCGCCGGGAATGACCGACACTTTATTTTCCGACATGCTGTTTTTGTAAAGAGTGCCCCCGTATGAACGCGCGTTCTTATCAGGAGTTATTGAACAGTAAACACCGTTTGTTATTACTGCTGTTCTTGTTAATGAACGCAGCCTCTGCAGTTTTTGCGTTATTCGCCCCCTTTAAAGGTACGCCTTCCATCACGCTGGCACTGCTGGGCATTCTGTTGTTTTGCCTGGCGGCATTGTTATATTCACTGCTCTCGCCGGTGGAATACGCCAATAAAATCCATATTTTCGCGCTGGTGCTGGGCCTGCTGTGGGCAGCCCATGTCTACATTAAAAGCCGCTATATCACTGATGACGCTCAAAATTTCCTGATGATTAGTCTCATCAGCCTGTTTTTGCTTAGCGCCATCACGCTGACCAGCAATCTATTGGCCTTTTGCCTGCACGCCGTGCCTTCGGCCATTACCATTTTATGGCTTGACGGCATGCACAACACGTTGCGCGTGTTGTTCACTTTGATACTGCCGATTATTGCCGTCTCGATGCACCACATCCTGCTCAAACGCAGTGAAAACTTTACGCAAGAGCTGGTCGCCAACCTGTTCGACGAACGCGACAGGTACAGTGATTTAAGCATGCTCGATCCTTTAACCGGTCTGTATAACCGCCGCGGGTTAAAGAGCAAACTGGAAGCGCTGCCGGCGCCAAACCCGGGCCAGCATTACGTGCTATTGCTCGATATCGATCGCTTCAAAGCCTATAACGATAACTACGGCCATACCATGGGCGATCAGGCCCTGGTGCGCGTGGCCGCCGCGATCCGCGACGCCGTGCGTTCCCGTGATATTGTTGTGCGCTATGGTGGGGAAGAGTTCCTGGTGCTGTTAACCAACGTCAACGAGGAATATGCCTCACAGTTGGCGGAACGTGTGCGCCAACGGGTAGTGGAACTGGAAATACCGCATTATTTCAACCAGTTGGAAACCACTACGGTCACGCTCAGCGTGGGGATAGCAGAGTTGGATGGGCAGGATATGGATGCGGCGATCCGCGCGGCGGACACGGCGCTTTATCTGGCGAAAAACAACGGCCGCAACACCATTGAACTGGCGAAAAATATCCGCACCATGGCTTCCTAGGGTAGGCCATAAACACAGCGAAAAAACTTTACCCCGCCGCTCTTTTTCCACATGCCACAGCGGCCCGGGCACATTACACTAACAAACCAGTAAGCCTACCCTACTGCTATTTTTAATATGGATAACTACCGTTGAAGAACCGATTCTCCGCATCTTTGCTGGCGCTGGGCCTTTGCGCCATGCCGCTGGCCAGCCAGGCCGCTACTCCCCAGTTGGCTTCACAGATCGTCGATCAGTATGCCGAGCATATTTTCTATAATAGCGGCGCTGTCGGTATGGCGCTGGTGGTGATCGACGGTAACCAGATCGTCAACCGCAGCTTTGGCGACACCAGGCCGGGGAATAACCTGCGCCCGCGGCCAGATTCGTTAATCCGTATCGCATCAATCACCAAGCTGATGACCAGTGAGGTGATGGTAAAAATGGCGGCGGAAGGCCAGGTCAAACTGACCGATCCATTGAGCAAATACGCGCCGCGCGGCACGCGCGTGCCGGGCTATAACAACAGGCAGCCGATCACCCTGCTCAACCTGGCGACCCACACCAGCGGGCTGCCGCGGGAACAGCCGGGCCAGAAGCCGCCGAAAACGCCGGTATTCACCTGGCCAACCAAAGCCCAACGTTGGCAGTGGCTGGCGCAGGCCGCTATTACTGTCCCACCGGGCGTACGGGCCGCCTATTCCAACCTGGCGTATGATTTACTGGCCGATGCGCTGTCGCGCGCCGCGGCAAAACCCTATAACGCCCTGCTGCGGGAAAAAGTCACCGCGCCGCTGGGCATGGTGGACACCACGTTCAGCCCCAGCGCCGAGCAGTGTTCGCGCCTGATGGTGCCGGCGGCTGGCCCGAGCGCCTGCCGCGATACGACCGCTGCGGCCGGTAGCGGCGGCATTTACTCAACGCCGCGCGATATGCAGCGTTGGATGCAGCAATTTTTGGCGTCCAACAACAGTGGGCCACGCAAAACCACCGCCGCCAGTGAGCAAACCATGTATTTCCAGCGCAACGATCTGGTTTCGCTGAAAGGCATGGATGTGCCGGGCCAGGCCGATGCCCTGGGGCTGGGTTGGGTTTACATGGCGCCAAAGGATGGCCTGCCGGGCATCATCCAGAAAACCGGCGGCGGGGGCGGCTTCATTACCTATATGGCGATGGTTCCTCAGCAAAACATCGGCGTGTTTGTCGTCGTCACGCGCTCTGAACTAAGCAAATTCACCAACATGAGCGATCCGGTCAACCGGCTGGTCGGTGATCTGCTGGCGAATCGCGGGTAACCGCTCCCTGCTGTTCCTCCTCCGGGCCGCCTGCCCGGAGGAGGAACAGCGCAGCGCTCACACTCCTGGCCAAAAACCGTGGTTTGCCCTGCCGCGCTGCACTATGCTGGAAGTTTACCGTGCGACGAGGAACCGACCGCTATGCCCACCAGCCTGATGATCGCCAACCGGCAAACCTGGTTCGGCAACGAGACCATTAACCAGCTGATTCCCTTGCTGAAAGCCAATCCTCAGCCCACGCTGCTGTTCAGTTGCCGCTCGTTCCTGAACGGTGCGGTGTATGCCAGCATGGAGCAGGCATTGGCGCCGTTATTGGCGGGGATCGAGATCGTCAGCCACGAAGCGGCGCCGCAGGAGATCGATGCGTGGGTAGCGCAATGGCGCGGCCGGGTGCAGCGCGTGGTAGCCATCGGCGGCGGCAGCGTGCTGGATGCCGCCAAGGCGTTTGCCGCCATGGTTGAGCATCCGCTGCCCACGCTGCGCTATCTGGAAAAAATCGGCGACAGCAGCGTCAGCGGCGCAACGTTGCCGTTAATCGCCATCCCCACCACGGCCGGCACCGGCAGCGAAGTCACGCAAAACGCCGTTGTCACTGATACCCAACAGCACAAAGTCAAAGCGTCGTTGCGCCACCCCAATTTCGTGCCGCAGATCGCAATCCTGGATCCGCAACTGCTGCAAGGCGCGCCGGATACGGTGCTGGCCTATTGTGCCATTGACGCCTTTACCCATCTGTTCGAATCCTATCTGTCAAAAACCGCCAGCCGCATGTCGCGAGAAATGTCACTGGCGGGCATCCGCCACTTTCTCAACGCCTGG is part of the Gibbsiella quercinecans genome and encodes:
- a CDS encoding aldo/keto reductase, translated to MQQRKLGTHGPSVSAIGLGCMGMSDFYFTNADEKEAIATLHRALELGVTLLDTADMYGPHTNEQLVGKAIKGKRDRVFLATKFGIVRDPADPTARGVNSRPEYIRRAVEGSLQRLGVETIDLYYQHRVDPTVPIEEVIGTMADLIKEGKIRYIGMSEASVATLERAHRVHPITALQTEYSLWTRDAEQGVLAACQRLGIGFVPYSPLGRGFLTGAIQRPEDLADDDFRRGNPRFQGENFARNLELVKTVQGLAQQKGVTPAQLALAWVLAQGEHIVPIPGTKRRRYLEENVAAADITLTAAELQAIDRVFSSGAVAGERYTPDSMTYLNG
- a CDS encoding LysR family transcriptional regulator — translated: MDQIQAMRIFIRIVELESFSRAAEQLQIPRATASNTLKRLEQQLGVRLLIRTTRHVQVTAEGTRYYQCCLQLLDALEEANTLFHSHKQQPAGKVRIDMPHSMAREIVIPALEDFYQRYPAITLAIGANDTHVDLLREGVDCVLRAWHTEDENLVGRRIAQFPQITCASPAYLRKHGVPASLDDLQHHQTVGYFSLISNRNYPLEFCRGGKVEMRELPAVLSVSGADAYVSGALAGMGLIQAKRSSLAASLQKGELVEVLADTPPPPMPVYIMYPPGRFLAPRVRVLIDWLVALFAEQQI
- a CDS encoding DUF1435 domain-containing protein; translation: MIAAMIAACGLWGVSWCLGRRMASAWGVLLPCALMPLLALVDLNMMQLRTLIVIAMLVTLVMLFNSRWRHYLLLPSCMALAGGLAAISLNFSFG
- a CDS encoding GGDEF domain-containing protein; the encoded protein is MNARSYQELLNSKHRLLLLLFLLMNAASAVFALFAPFKGTPSITLALLGILLFCLAALLYSLLSPVEYANKIHIFALVLGLLWAAHVYIKSRYITDDAQNFLMISLISLFLLSAITLTSNLLAFCLHAVPSAITILWLDGMHNTLRVLFTLILPIIAVSMHHILLKRSENFTQELVANLFDERDRYSDLSMLDPLTGLYNRRGLKSKLEALPAPNPGQHYVLLLDIDRFKAYNDNYGHTMGDQALVRVAAAIRDAVRSRDIVVRYGGEEFLVLLTNVNEEYASQLAERVRQRVVELEIPHYFNQLETTTVTLSVGIAELDGQDMDAAIRAADTALYLAKNNGRNTIELAKNIRTMAS
- the ampH gene encoding D-alanyl-D-alanine-carboxypeptidase/endopeptidase AmpH; its protein translation is MKNRFSASLLALGLCAMPLASQAATPQLASQIVDQYAEHIFYNSGAVGMALVVIDGNQIVNRSFGDTRPGNNLRPRPDSLIRIASITKLMTSEVMVKMAAEGQVKLTDPLSKYAPRGTRVPGYNNRQPITLLNLATHTSGLPREQPGQKPPKTPVFTWPTKAQRWQWLAQAAITVPPGVRAAYSNLAYDLLADALSRAAAKPYNALLREKVTAPLGMVDTTFSPSAEQCSRLMVPAAGPSACRDTTAAAGSGGIYSTPRDMQRWMQQFLASNNSGPRKTTAASEQTMYFQRNDLVSLKGMDVPGQADALGLGWVYMAPKDGLPGIIQKTGGGGGFITYMAMVPQQNIGVFVVVTRSELSKFTNMSDPVNRLVGDLLANRG
- a CDS encoding iron-containing alcohol dehydrogenase; protein product: MPTSLMIANRQTWFGNETINQLIPLLKANPQPTLLFSCRSFLNGAVYASMEQALAPLLAGIEIVSHEAAPQEIDAWVAQWRGRVQRVVAIGGGSVLDAAKAFAAMVEHPLPTLRYLEKIGDSSVSGATLPLIAIPTTAGTGSEVTQNAVVTDTQQHKVKASLRHPNFVPQIAILDPQLLQGAPDTVLAYCAIDAFTHLFESYLSKTASRMSREMSLAGIRHFLNAWPALNRSDEAREEIMQAAYLGGLTLSMAGLGVIHGIAGEVGALRAYHHGHICGRLLLPFLTLLEQGTEPQQQTLLAELAQRLFPQAKDHPARYLNAIITREAIVPFWQDDLPLSQRELAISLEKSNSKNSLIGYSATQRQAMIAAAFRIE